In Kineococcus sp. NBC_00420, a single genomic region encodes these proteins:
- a CDS encoding ATP-binding protein produces MNDGPMIPGLALAGAGHQQWHVAHVQLVNWGGFDGYHRVEFDPRANLITGASGTGKSTTLDAYIAVMMNTTTAFNGASNDATTGRARSSTQRNPLSYVRGKLDEVLDEDTGRNRDETLRGRDAGGNATNAWSGLAFTFRHTGGQSVTTMRLYFAPASAKDPRDVKDHLAVFRGDFDLRLVEPFAERRFDHKLLRRQFSGLEFYDSYSKFAAFLHPLLGIGADGDGTAAMKLLGRIQAGREVVSVDQLYRTMVLERPRTFEAADAAITHFTDLEATYETMKTAEEQITILGEVPRLHAELRGAREAIALVDALDVVGSSRHSVFGAWVARTERDLLDVEVRQAKAVADEATESLRAARAARLAVDLQLDDTKRLLEAQGGGALETLGLQVKAAEQEHADTEAAWRRFAEHTRVLGELPRDQAGFTAQQRASADFLRELPATLQRLDEQSRALDESAAPDLVDRQRLFAEQRWFSQRSDLVPHDLDAARNAIADQLGIAPQDLPFAAELLDVAPEHEQWRSAAELLLGGFARTLVVETSLRSTFRERVDQLRLRKRVQFRFAEAHRPVPDLDPATLVGRLRVAEDSPYRGWLTALLAQDFPHLAVEGPDAFRDDRVRRITHAGQVQNGDRGAHGGQDGLRAILGFSPQALLQRIGDELTDVDARLAGHLQRQRDLAGQRESLLRQEKAHQRRGEVRWAEIDTAATAGAIARRQAEIDALLATNDQIGVLGAERDRLESEADLARQVEASAKVARRSGEKVWGDLVAVQDEVNDLLLELEERGVGVTEEQVAHLDGLHQRYRTEDTLENFRRVQPKIQQATSEGRVAAVGREADAAARLERAFRAFQSRWPQPNLGQGVGSYEGYREILDELTKQGLAARAEEFRSQVLSWSSDDLLTLQTRLRQAGAEIVNRLAPVNEILAGLPFGPHQDRLHIEVQPQVIPEVAVFQRELRELASGTTRIDDPAAVEARFLALRGFIDRIRSGAGAASERELLLDVRKHTSVRALRVDAETRATLSIYDHLGGKSGGEVQELIAFIVGAALRYQLGTSRNALPVFAPVFLDEGFVKSDGEFTARGVNAWRGLGFQLVIAAPLDKVPAIEPLMQRVIEVTKTPGGYAKAITLVDADADADAAGVS; encoded by the coding sequence GTGAACGACGGACCGATGATCCCGGGGCTGGCCCTGGCCGGTGCCGGTCACCAGCAGTGGCACGTCGCCCACGTCCAACTGGTGAACTGGGGTGGTTTCGACGGCTACCACCGGGTCGAGTTCGACCCCCGGGCGAACCTCATCACCGGCGCCTCCGGCACGGGGAAGTCGACCACGCTGGACGCCTACATCGCGGTCATGATGAACACCACGACCGCGTTCAACGGCGCCAGCAACGACGCCACCACGGGCCGCGCCCGTTCCTCGACCCAGCGCAACCCGCTGTCCTACGTGCGCGGGAAGCTCGACGAGGTCCTCGACGAGGACACGGGCAGGAACCGCGACGAGACGTTGCGCGGTCGCGACGCCGGTGGGAACGCGACGAACGCCTGGTCCGGTCTCGCGTTCACGTTCCGGCACACCGGAGGTCAGAGCGTCACGACGATGCGGCTGTACTTCGCGCCCGCGTCGGCGAAGGACCCGCGCGACGTCAAGGACCACCTCGCGGTGTTCCGCGGCGACTTCGACCTGCGCCTCGTCGAACCCTTCGCGGAGCGCCGCTTCGACCACAAGCTCCTGCGCCGCCAGTTCAGCGGCCTGGAGTTCTACGACTCCTACTCGAAGTTCGCCGCCTTCCTGCACCCCCTGCTGGGCATCGGCGCCGACGGCGACGGCACCGCCGCGATGAAGCTCCTGGGCCGCATCCAGGCCGGCCGCGAGGTCGTCTCCGTCGACCAGCTGTACCGGACGATGGTCCTGGAACGCCCCCGCACGTTCGAGGCCGCCGACGCCGCGATCACCCACTTCACCGACCTCGAGGCGACGTACGAGACGATGAAGACCGCCGAGGAGCAGATCACCATCCTCGGCGAGGTCCCCCGGCTGCACGCCGAACTCCGGGGCGCCCGCGAGGCCATCGCACTCGTCGACGCGCTCGACGTGGTCGGGTCGTCGCGCCACAGCGTGTTCGGGGCGTGGGTCGCCCGCACCGAGCGCGACCTGCTGGACGTCGAGGTGCGCCAGGCCAAGGCCGTCGCCGACGAGGCCACCGAGTCGCTGCGAGCGGCCCGCGCGGCGCGTCTCGCGGTGGACCTGCAGCTCGACGACACGAAACGGCTGCTCGAGGCCCAGGGCGGTGGCGCGCTGGAGACCCTCGGGCTGCAGGTGAAGGCCGCCGAGCAGGAGCACGCCGACACCGAGGCCGCCTGGAGGCGGTTCGCCGAGCACACCCGCGTCCTCGGGGAGCTCCCCCGGGACCAGGCCGGGTTCACCGCGCAGCAGCGCGCCTCCGCCGACTTCCTGCGCGAACTGCCCGCGACCCTGCAGCGCCTCGACGAGCAGAGCCGGGCCCTCGACGAGTCCGCCGCACCGGACCTCGTCGACCGGCAGCGGCTCTTCGCCGAGCAGCGCTGGTTCTCGCAGCGCTCCGACCTCGTCCCCCACGACCTGGACGCGGCCCGCAACGCCATCGCCGACCAGCTCGGGATCGCCCCGCAGGACCTCCCCTTCGCCGCCGAACTCCTCGACGTCGCCCCCGAGCACGAGCAGTGGCGCAGCGCCGCGGAACTCCTGCTCGGGGGTTTCGCCCGGACCCTCGTCGTCGAGACCTCGTTGCGTTCCACCTTCCGCGAACGCGTCGACCAGCTCCGGCTGCGCAAACGGGTGCAGTTCCGCTTCGCCGAGGCCCACCGCCCGGTGCCGGACCTCGACCCGGCGACCCTCGTGGGCAGGCTGCGGGTCGCGGAGGACTCTCCCTACCGGGGGTGGCTCACCGCGCTGCTGGCCCAGGACTTCCCCCACCTCGCGGTCGAGGGGCCGGACGCCTTCCGCGACGACCGCGTGCGGCGCATCACCCACGCCGGTCAGGTGCAGAACGGCGACCGGGGCGCGCACGGCGGGCAGGACGGCCTGCGGGCGATCCTGGGGTTCTCACCCCAGGCCCTGCTGCAGCGCATCGGGGACGAGCTCACGGACGTCGACGCCCGCCTCGCGGGACACCTGCAGCGCCAGCGGGACCTCGCCGGGCAGCGGGAGTCCCTGCTGCGCCAGGAGAAGGCCCACCAGCGGCGCGGGGAGGTCCGCTGGGCCGAGATCGACACGGCGGCGACCGCGGGTGCCATCGCGCGACGCCAGGCCGAGATCGACGCCCTGCTCGCCACGAACGACCAGATCGGGGTGCTGGGCGCCGAACGCGACCGGCTGGAGTCCGAGGCCGACCTCGCCCGGCAGGTCGAGGCCTCGGCGAAGGTCGCGCGCAGGTCCGGCGAGAAGGTCTGGGGCGACCTCGTCGCCGTGCAGGACGAGGTGAACGACCTGCTCCTCGAACTCGAGGAACGCGGCGTCGGCGTGACCGAGGAACAGGTGGCCCACCTGGACGGCCTGCACCAGCGGTACCGGACCGAGGACACCCTGGAGAACTTCCGCCGGGTGCAACCCAAGATCCAGCAGGCCACCTCCGAGGGACGGGTCGCCGCCGTCGGGCGCGAGGCGGACGCCGCCGCCCGCTTGGAGCGCGCCTTCCGGGCGTTCCAGAGCCGCTGGCCGCAGCCGAACCTGGGCCAGGGCGTCGGCTCCTACGAGGGGTACCGCGAGATCCTGGACGAGCTGACGAAGCAGGGACTCGCGGCGCGGGCCGAGGAGTTCCGGTCCCAGGTGCTCAGCTGGTCCAGCGACGACCTGCTCACCCTGCAGACGAGGTTGCGCCAGGCCGGCGCCGAGATCGTGAACCGGCTGGCCCCGGTGAACGAGATCCTCGCCGGCCTCCCGTTCGGGCCGCACCAGGACCGCCTGCACATCGAGGTCCAGCCGCAGGTGATCCCCGAGGTCGCGGTGTTCCAGCGGGAACTGCGCGAGCTGGCGTCGGGCACGACGCGGATCGACGACCCCGCGGCCGTCGAGGCCCGCTTCCTCGCCCTGCGCGGGTTCATCGACCGCATCCGCAGCGGCGCCGGGGCGGCCTCGGAACGCGAACTGCTGCTCGACGTCCGCAAGCACACCTCGGTCCGGGCGCTGCGGGTCGACGCCGAGACCAGGGCGACGCTGAGCATCTACGACCACCTCGGTGGCAAGTCCGGCGGCGAGGTCCAGGAACTCATCGCGTTCATCGTCGGTGCCGCGTTGCGCTACCAGCTCGGGACGAGCCGCAACGCCCTGCCCGTCTTCGCCCCGGTGTTCCTCGACGAGGGTTTCGTGAAGTCCGACGGCGAGTTCACCGCCCGCGGGGTGAACGCCTGGCGCGGGCTGGGGTTCCAGCTCGTCATCGCGGCGCCGCTGGACAAGGTGCCGGCCATCGAACCGCTGATGCAGCGGGTCATCGAGGTGACCAAGACCCCCGGCGGCTACGCGAAGGCGATCACGCTGGTCGATGCCGACGCCGACGCCGACGCCGCAGGGGTGAGCTGA
- a CDS encoding DUF4194 domain-containing protein: protein MSTPEDEWTDAEPEALEALDQGSETTLDEDGLFPGDTGTLPQAVRAVLVQLLKRRYLSAEAHPRPWRILLEHQRAVRARLNDLFLDLVIDTDHQVAYKQQAAARDGQRFPTLLFDQPWSREETILLICLRRLARSRAASGEAQVFVERAELVDEVGHFRPLSSTNRARDEQQAATAVDSLLRQEVLLRTGTENRYRVSPILELLLPVDVVQRIVARLTGPETPTHDSPEALQETL from the coding sequence ATGAGCACGCCCGAGGACGAGTGGACCGACGCCGAACCGGAGGCCCTCGAAGCGCTCGACCAGGGGTCGGAGACCACCCTCGACGAGGACGGTCTCTTCCCGGGCGACACCGGCACCCTGCCGCAGGCGGTGCGGGCGGTCCTGGTGCAGCTGCTGAAACGCCGCTACCTCTCCGCCGAGGCGCACCCCCGACCCTGGCGGATCCTGCTGGAGCACCAGCGGGCGGTCCGGGCCCGGCTGAACGACCTGTTCCTCGACCTCGTGATCGACACCGACCACCAGGTCGCCTACAAGCAGCAGGCGGCCGCCCGTGACGGCCAGCGGTTCCCGACCCTGCTCTTCGACCAGCCGTGGTCGCGGGAGGAGACGATCCTGCTGATCTGCCTGCGCCGCCTCGCCCGCTCCCGCGCGGCCTCCGGGGAGGCCCAGGTGTTCGTCGAACGCGCCGAACTCGTCGACGAGGTCGGCCACTTCCGGCCGTTGAGCAGCACCAACCGGGCCCGTGACGAGCAGCAGGCCGCGACGGCCGTCGACAGCCTGCTGCGCCAGGAGGTCCTGCTGCGCACCGGGACGGAGAACCGCTACCGGGTGTCCCCGATCCTGGAACTCCTGCTGCCCGTGGACGTCGTCCAGCGCATCGTCGCCCGACTCACGGGCCCCGAGACCCCCACCCACGATTCGCCCGAGGCCCTGCAGGAGACGCTGTGA
- a CDS encoding DUF3375 domain-containing protein, protein MSNIRDDLARATQAFARPTLNLLRRPSGPLVVAVLTCAFGGQRTRIPADRFHAQVQGLLEEVALHGHEIPDTPSRELVRTWVREQWLSLAPTGEDGEEEYALTSHTQDAMEQVSRLSGQRVLLGESRIRTILEVARRCALEATQDRDVRVQRLDEQIRHLTLERDRLLAGGEVEHASREQMLGEYLNLEDLLSALPGDFLRVSEEVRRIHREIVGDFRAETRPSGDVLDDYLRRAEEMLTESMSGRAFAGAVELVRDEATARALGSDLTSILDHDFAADLSSEQRSALRTTLETIAEGIELVLEQRRRLSASLRSHILRHDPLRDRELDDALRAAADALTGWVATAGPRATLDLDLPVPAARIAITTLRTRLHDPADDASPPPLREHVDTPAASSSLEQLKRWGGPDFERLRAALTGGREDGVTGTGELFDELPGDLRRPADLMGLLHLAVSAAGGDPDTSPGATVYTTTRPDGVVHRFRGPDLTFATPEQEIETPA, encoded by the coding sequence ATGAGCAACATCCGCGACGACCTGGCGCGCGCCACCCAGGCGTTCGCGCGGCCGACGCTCAACCTCCTGCGCCGCCCCAGCGGTCCGCTGGTCGTCGCCGTCCTGACGTGCGCCTTCGGCGGGCAGCGCACCCGCATCCCCGCCGACCGCTTCCACGCCCAGGTCCAGGGGCTGCTGGAGGAGGTGGCGCTGCACGGCCACGAGATCCCCGACACCCCCTCGCGCGAGCTGGTCCGGACCTGGGTCCGCGAGCAGTGGCTCTCCCTGGCCCCCACGGGCGAGGACGGCGAGGAGGAGTACGCGCTGACCTCGCACACCCAGGACGCGATGGAGCAGGTCTCCCGCCTGTCCGGGCAGCGTGTCCTGCTGGGCGAGTCGCGCATCCGGACCATCCTCGAGGTGGCGCGCCGGTGCGCCCTGGAGGCCACCCAGGACCGCGACGTCCGCGTGCAGCGCCTCGACGAGCAGATCCGCCACCTCACCCTGGAACGGGACCGGCTGCTGGCGGGGGGCGAGGTGGAGCACGCGTCCCGGGAGCAGATGCTCGGGGAGTACCTCAACCTCGAGGACCTGCTCTCGGCCCTGCCCGGCGACTTCCTGCGGGTCTCCGAGGAGGTCCGCCGCATCCACCGCGAGATCGTGGGCGACTTCCGCGCCGAGACGCGCCCCTCGGGTGACGTCCTCGACGACTACCTGCGCCGGGCCGAGGAGATGCTGACGGAGTCGATGTCCGGGCGGGCGTTCGCCGGTGCCGTCGAACTCGTCCGGGACGAGGCGACGGCCCGCGCGCTGGGCTCGGACCTCACCTCGATCCTCGACCACGACTTCGCCGCGGACCTGAGCTCCGAGCAGCGCTCGGCGTTGCGGACGACGCTGGAGACCATCGCGGAGGGCATCGAACTCGTGCTGGAGCAGCGTCGGCGGTTGTCCGCCTCGTTGCGTTCGCACATCCTGCGCCACGACCCGCTGCGCGACCGGGAACTCGACGACGCGCTGCGCGCGGCAGCGGACGCCCTGACGGGGTGGGTCGCCACCGCCGGGCCCCGGGCCACCCTCGACCTCGACCTGCCGGTGCCCGCGGCCCGGATCGCGATCACCACCCTGCGGACCCGCCTGCACGACCCCGCCGACGACGCCAGCCCCCCGCCGTTGCGCGAGCACGTGGACACCCCCGCCGCGTCGTCCTCGCTGGAACAGCTGAAGCGCTGGGGCGGACCGGACTTCGAGCGGTTGCGCGCCGCCCTGACCGGAGGGCGCGAGGACGGGGTGACCGGCACCGGCGAGCTGTTCGACGAGCTCCCGGGCGACCTGCGCCGTCCCGCCGACCTGATGGGGTTGCTGCACCTGGCCGTCTCCGCCGCCGGCGGTGACCCGGACACCTCCCCCGGCGCCACGGTCTACACCACGACCCGCCCCGACGGCGTCGTGCACCGCTTCCGCGGCCCCGACCTGACGTTCGCCACCCCTGAGCAGGAGATCGAGACCCCCGCATGA
- a CDS encoding carbohydrate ABC transporter permease, whose product MAITSRSTATGRSGKVTASGVEVVQRRNVPGAVLTYAGVVLICLWGLLPFYWMIVTSFRDVGFTFDTTPWPTHVTWENYSTAFSTARGNHFGRALLNSVVIGVITTVVGLVVGVFTAYALARLEFRGKFYVLGLILGASMFPGVALVTPLFQLFTNIGWINTYQALIIPDISFILPLTVYTLTAFFTEMPWELEESARMDGCTPGQAFRKVILPLAAPGIFTTAILAFTAAWNEFLLASQLGGDKVQPVTVAIASFAGAQPHQEPYTAVMAAGTIVTVPLIIMVLVFQRRIVSGLTAGGVKS is encoded by the coding sequence ATGGCGATCACGTCCCGCAGCACCGCGACCGGGCGCAGCGGCAAGGTCACCGCGTCCGGCGTGGAGGTCGTCCAGCGCCGCAACGTCCCGGGCGCCGTCCTCACCTACGCCGGGGTGGTGCTCATCTGCCTGTGGGGCCTGCTGCCCTTCTACTGGATGATCGTCACGAGCTTCCGCGACGTCGGCTTCACCTTCGACACCACCCCGTGGCCGACGCACGTCACCTGGGAGAACTACAGCACGGCCTTCTCCACCGCCCGCGGCAACCACTTCGGCCGGGCCCTGCTGAACAGCGTGGTCATCGGGGTCATCACGACCGTGGTGGGTCTGGTCGTCGGCGTGTTCACCGCCTACGCCCTGGCGCGGCTGGAGTTCCGCGGGAAGTTCTACGTCCTGGGCCTGATCCTGGGGGCCTCGATGTTCCCCGGCGTCGCCCTCGTCACCCCGCTGTTCCAGCTGTTCACCAACATCGGCTGGATCAACACCTACCAGGCCCTCATCATCCCGGACATCTCGTTCATCCTGCCGCTGACGGTCTACACGCTGACGGCGTTCTTCACCGAGATGCCCTGGGAGCTGGAGGAGTCCGCCCGCATGGACGGGTGCACCCCCGGCCAGGCCTTCCGCAAGGTCATCCTGCCGCTGGCCGCCCCCGGGATCTTCACCACCGCGATCCTGGCCTTCACCGCGGCCTGGAACGAGTTCCTGCTCGCCAGTCAGCTGGGTGGGGACAAGGTGCAACCGGTCACCGTCGCGATCGCCAGCTTCGCCGGAGCCCAACCCCACCAGGAGCCGTACACCGCGGTCATGGCGGCCGGGACGATCGTCACCGTCCCGCTGATCATCATGGTGCTGGTGTTCCAGCGCCGCATCGTCTCCGGCCTGACCGCCGGCGGCGTCAAGAGCTGA
- a CDS encoding carbohydrate ABC transporter permease, whose amino-acid sequence MSSTSGVATGEFAQGKPPLNPSGKRASLHDGSGRRAAVLIAPTLILLAIVILYPVVSAVSQSFTKDAGLDPTTGMFVEGGFAGVSNYKLWLLQDCGSGAFSCPPGTLGSQFWTATGVTFLFTVVAVSLETVLGFVFALVMHRDFKGRAILRASVLVPWAIPTAVTAKLWYFIFAYDGIANKVLGTNILWTGEGWPPKAAIIIADTWKTAPFMALLILAGLQVIDGSVYEASKMDGASAWQRFRYITLPLVRPALIVAVLFRTLDTLRMYDLPKILTGGAGDTSTLSMLVVDQVRTGFNAASALSTLTFLIVFAVAFVFIKFLGANVTEQRAPKTKKAV is encoded by the coding sequence ATGAGCTCCACGTCCGGTGTGGCCACCGGCGAGTTCGCGCAGGGCAAACCCCCGCTGAACCCCTCGGGGAAACGCGCCAGCCTGCACGACGGTTCCGGACGGCGTGCCGCCGTCCTCATCGCCCCCACCCTGATCCTGCTCGCCATCGTCATCCTGTACCCGGTCGTCTCGGCCGTCTCCCAGTCGTTCACGAAGGACGCCGGGCTCGACCCGACCACCGGGATGTTCGTCGAGGGCGGGTTCGCCGGCGTCTCGAACTACAAGCTGTGGCTCCTGCAGGACTGCGGCAGCGGCGCCTTCTCGTGCCCGCCCGGGACCCTCGGGTCGCAGTTCTGGACCGCGACGGGTGTGACGTTCCTCTTCACCGTCGTGGCCGTCTCCCTGGAGACGGTGCTCGGGTTCGTCTTCGCCCTCGTCATGCACCGCGACTTCAAGGGCCGGGCCATCCTGCGCGCCAGCGTCCTGGTGCCGTGGGCCATCCCGACGGCGGTCACCGCCAAGCTCTGGTACTTCATCTTCGCCTACGACGGGATCGCCAACAAGGTCCTCGGGACGAACATCCTGTGGACCGGCGAGGGATGGCCGCCCAAGGCGGCGATCATCATCGCCGACACCTGGAAGACGGCCCCGTTCATGGCCCTGCTGATCCTCGCCGGTCTGCAGGTCATCGACGGCAGCGTCTACGAGGCCTCCAAGATGGACGGCGCGAGCGCGTGGCAGCGGTTCCGCTACATCACCCTGCCGCTGGTCCGTCCCGCCCTCATCGTCGCGGTGCTCTTCCGCACCCTGGACACCCTGCGCATGTACGACCTCCCGAAGATCCTCACCGGCGGGGCCGGAGACACCTCGACGTTGTCGATGCTCGTCGTCGACCAGGTCCGGACGGGTTTCAACGCCGCCTCGGCGTTGTCGACGCTGACGTTCCTCATCGTGTTCGCGGTGGCGTTCGTCTTCATCAAGTTCCTGGGCGCCAACGTCACCGAGCAGCGGGCACCGAAGACGAAGAAGGCGGTCTGA
- a CDS encoding ABC transporter substrate-binding protein yields the protein MFGTSRLSRKATHSLALAASSILVLAACGGGNDSGGSGDAAAAGNSTGPITYVQGKDNSNIVQPAVDKWNAAHPDEKVTLKEQTDQADQQHDDLVQNFQAKNADYDVVSVDNIWTSEFAAKGWLQPLTGEFALDTSGLLPATVTAETYNKTLYAGPTSSDGGLLYYRKDLVPTPPKSWDEMMSMCSIAKQNGIDCYAGQYSQYEGLTVNVAEAINTFGGSVLSEDGKKATVDTPEAKKGLDALVQGFKDGNIPKQATTYQEEQGRQSFEDGKLLFLRNWPYVYSLAKTDGSSTVKDTFGVAVLPGGGDGKPGASSLGGHAAAVSVYSDHKKTAFEFVKFLQSEEIQKDWLTKGSAAPVIASLYDDPALVQQFPYLPELKTSIENAVPRPVTPFYPAVTKAIQDNAFAAVSGSKTTDAALKDMQASLQNAISGGK from the coding sequence GTGTTCGGCACGTCCCGCCTTTCGCGCAAGGCCACCCACTCCCTCGCCCTCGCGGCGAGCAGCATCCTCGTCCTCGCCGCCTGCGGTGGCGGCAACGACTCCGGCGGGTCCGGCGACGCCGCCGCCGCCGGGAACTCCACCGGTCCCATCACCTACGTGCAGGGCAAGGACAACAGCAACATCGTCCAGCCGGCCGTCGACAAGTGGAACGCCGCGCACCCCGACGAGAAGGTCACGCTCAAGGAGCAGACCGACCAGGCCGACCAGCAGCACGACGACCTCGTGCAGAACTTCCAGGCCAAGAACGCCGACTACGACGTCGTCAGCGTCGACAACATCTGGACGTCGGAGTTCGCGGCCAAGGGGTGGCTGCAGCCCCTCACCGGCGAGTTCGCCCTGGACACCTCGGGCCTGCTGCCGGCGACCGTCACCGCCGAGACCTACAACAAGACCCTCTACGCCGGCCCCACCAGTTCCGACGGCGGGCTGCTCTACTACCGCAAGGACCTCGTCCCCACCCCGCCGAAGTCGTGGGACGAGATGATGTCCATGTGCAGCATCGCGAAGCAGAACGGCATCGACTGCTACGCCGGGCAGTACTCCCAGTACGAGGGCCTTACCGTGAACGTCGCCGAGGCCATCAACACCTTCGGCGGCTCGGTCCTGTCCGAGGACGGCAAGAAGGCCACCGTCGACACCCCCGAGGCCAAGAAGGGCCTGGACGCCCTGGTCCAGGGCTTCAAGGACGGCAACATCCCCAAGCAGGCCACCACCTACCAGGAGGAACAGGGCCGGCAGTCCTTCGAGGACGGCAAGCTGCTGTTCCTGCGCAACTGGCCCTACGTCTACAGCCTGGCCAAGACCGACGGATCCTCGACGGTGAAGGACACCTTCGGCGTCGCGGTGCTCCCCGGCGGCGGTGACGGCAAGCCGGGCGCGTCGAGCCTCGGCGGTCACGCCGCCGCCGTCAGCGTGTACTCCGACCACAAGAAGACCGCCTTCGAGTTCGTCAAGTTCCTGCAGTCCGAGGAGATCCAGAAGGACTGGCTGACCAAGGGTTCCGCGGCTCCGGTCATCGCCTCCCTCTACGACGACCCGGCGCTCGTCCAGCAGTTCCCGTACCTGCCCGAGCTGAAGACCTCCATCGAGAACGCCGTGCCGCGGCCGGTGACGCCGTTCTACCCGGCCGTCACCAAGGCCATCCAGGACAACGCCTTCGCCGCGGTGTCCGGCAGCAAGACCACCGACGCCGCGCTGAAGGACATGCAGGCCTCGCTCCAGAACGCCATCTCCGGCGGCAAGTGA
- a CDS encoding LacI family DNA-binding transcriptional regulator: MSEVRMADVAERAGVSLGTVSRALRGLEGVSAATRERIREVAAELDYVVNPEAAALAGRSTGRVAVVLHDLTTWYGSSVVLGLERRLRPAGLDLLVRCVDEPEDRVEFFARMPVRRKVDALVVVAMALTPGEFAKLDDAGVVAVAAGSHSETVPSVSVDDVLAAQQAVNHLLQLGHRRIAMLNTVADSDRAWQAQQDREEGYRTAMAMAGIPVDEELVVSWSGGSRGGAQGMDRLLSGRRSPTGVFAFSDEVALGAIRSLRRAGIEVARHMSVIGIDDHPLAELTDLTTVAQDPEALGSAAGQKVLDLLQGRPVRDTGCFPTRLVVRGTTAPPFSG; this comes from the coding sequence GTGTCCGAGGTCCGCATGGCGGACGTCGCCGAGCGCGCGGGGGTCTCGCTGGGCACGGTGTCGCGGGCGCTGCGTGGTCTCGAAGGCGTGAGCGCGGCGACGCGCGAGCGGATCCGGGAGGTGGCGGCGGAACTCGACTACGTCGTGAACCCGGAGGCCGCCGCGCTGGCCGGGCGTTCCACCGGCAGGGTGGCCGTCGTCCTGCACGACCTGACCACCTGGTACGGCAGTTCCGTCGTCCTGGGGCTCGAACGCAGACTCCGCCCCGCCGGCCTCGACCTCCTCGTGCGCTGCGTCGACGAGCCCGAGGACCGGGTCGAGTTCTTCGCCCGGATGCCGGTGCGCCGCAAGGTGGACGCCCTCGTCGTCGTCGCGATGGCGCTGACCCCGGGGGAGTTCGCCAAGCTGGACGACGCCGGGGTGGTGGCCGTCGCCGCGGGCAGCCACTCCGAGACCGTGCCGTCCGTCTCCGTCGACGACGTCCTCGCCGCGCAGCAGGCCGTCAACCACCTGCTCCAGCTCGGCCACCGGCGCATCGCGATGCTGAACACCGTCGCCGACTCCGACCGGGCCTGGCAGGCGCAGCAGGACCGCGAGGAGGGGTACCGGACGGCGATGGCGATGGCGGGGATCCCCGTGGACGAGGAACTCGTCGTCTCGTGGTCGGGGGGTTCGCGCGGCGGGGCGCAGGGCATGGACCGGTTGCTGTCCGGTCGCCGGTCCCCGACCGGGGTGTTCGCCTTCTCCGACGAGGTGGCCCTGGGGGCCATCCGCAGCCTGCGACGCGCCGGCATCGAGGTGGCCCGGCACATGTCGGTGATCGGGATCGACGACCACCCGTTGGCCGAGCTCACGGACCTGACGACGGTGGCCCAGGACCCGGAGGCGCTCGGGTCCGCCGCGGGGCAGAAGGTCCTGGACCTGTTGCAGGGGCGCCCGGTGCGTGACACGGGGTGCTTCCCCACCCGTCTCGTCGTGCGGGGGACGACGGCGCCGCCGTTCAGCGGGTGA